The following proteins are co-located in the Luteolibacter rhizosphaerae genome:
- a CDS encoding glycoside hydrolase family 2 protein has protein sequence MFQSIQIPRPEYPRPERQRGRVEGIDWLNLNGPWEFRFDYKRIGIEREWYVPRRDSWEDQIIVPFCWESLAAWGAGDGAGNDHYYSTRCFVNAYEVTHENHRTAERYEVGWYRREIAVPTDGPWKDRQVILTIGAADFFTDGWCNGLPLGRHDGGYDPFEFDLTEALGAPGPDGMRRGLLVLRIEDPMDHADQPVGKQWGWYTTTSGIWQTVFVEPRSITHIDSFRIVPDIDQRLAAIEIACRHAGEASRVTVQIIPPAAPAFRLETSVVADQATIIAGINPVALWEPGDPQLYQIEFQLFDPSGKLLDEVRGYFGMRKISTAPAEDAPAILCLNNQPIYLRGALYQSYFPEGVYTAPSAGVLRDDIKYALAAGFDFLRVHIKLDDPLLLYYADTLGIMLMQDFPNFGEGGDTPLGRRRFEAMLKAGIKRDFNHPSIVAWCIFNETWGFGGQSELMKLITPRLPATGAPGRSEAIDHTPSFRWIHEVWLLAKELDPTRLIEDMSVVMWEHLPAYGHVETDINSWHFYINDYPKARDHITKVVGSTYHGSPFNYIEGYTQRNVPLISSEYGGCGALDPDQDISWSFKFLTNELRRHGQISAYIFTQLMDVEWEHNGMLNYDRTPKSFGYHPSLINRGDVLPIDSAPISLQREGDTIEVEVLSSHFSRRRRPQVSLHWRYSGMDTLAKFYPDLARGSEEIEFRHHHVGLARLLKLDLPQEPMLCSLAVSAVTPDGEVIASNFIQHLVSNGPPREREERKNLLILRRKVSDWKSALWSNGHSDRAEANRDSKCCGGGAGRFEWEFHDEAFRSLGRAARLTFLIEASSAREGIRQTATLRHPSRLDISINGRLLSSALLPDHPHDTRGALSFLKGGNGAYGYLHRVTLEHDLLDEVASTVESTGRISIETAVVHSPTGGLVVYDYDSGRFPVAPTLIIHWPNS, from the coding sequence ATGTTCCAAAGCATTCAGATCCCGCGTCCGGAATACCCGCGCCCCGAGCGTCAACGGGGGCGCGTTGAAGGGATCGACTGGCTAAATCTGAATGGCCCTTGGGAGTTCCGCTTTGACTACAAGCGGATCGGAATCGAGCGCGAATGGTATGTCCCGCGGCGGGACAGTTGGGAAGACCAGATCATTGTTCCCTTCTGCTGGGAATCTCTCGCCGCTTGGGGAGCCGGCGATGGGGCCGGCAACGACCACTACTATTCCACGCGTTGCTTCGTGAACGCTTATGAAGTGACCCACGAGAATCACAGGACCGCCGAGCGCTATGAGGTGGGCTGGTACCGCCGCGAGATAGCGGTGCCCACGGACGGGCCCTGGAAGGACCGGCAGGTGATCCTCACGATCGGAGCCGCGGACTTCTTCACGGATGGATGGTGCAATGGTCTGCCTTTGGGACGACATGATGGGGGCTATGATCCGTTCGAGTTCGATCTAACCGAAGCGCTAGGTGCCCCGGGCCCCGATGGCATGAGGCGCGGCTTGCTGGTGCTACGAATCGAAGATCCCATGGACCATGCCGACCAACCGGTGGGCAAACAATGGGGCTGGTACACGACCACCAGCGGCATCTGGCAGACCGTGTTCGTGGAGCCCCGCTCCATCACCCACATCGACTCCTTTCGGATCGTTCCTGACATTGACCAGCGTCTCGCGGCGATTGAGATCGCATGTCGGCATGCCGGGGAAGCAAGCAGGGTCACTGTCCAGATCATTCCACCTGCCGCACCAGCTTTCCGGCTTGAAACAAGCGTGGTAGCCGACCAGGCCACGATCATCGCCGGAATCAACCCGGTCGCCCTCTGGGAGCCGGGCGACCCACAGCTTTATCAGATCGAGTTTCAGCTTTTCGACCCCTCAGGAAAGCTTCTGGACGAGGTGAGGGGCTACTTCGGAATGCGGAAGATTAGCACGGCACCAGCCGAAGATGCACCTGCAATACTTTGCTTGAACAACCAGCCGATCTACCTCCGCGGAGCCCTCTACCAGTCGTATTTCCCGGAGGGTGTCTACACTGCCCCATCAGCCGGAGTCCTGCGCGACGACATCAAATACGCCCTCGCGGCGGGGTTTGATTTCCTGCGCGTGCATATCAAGCTGGATGACCCTCTGCTGCTCTATTACGCCGACACCTTGGGCATCATGTTGATGCAGGATTTTCCGAACTTCGGCGAGGGCGGCGATACCCCGCTCGGAAGGAGGCGCTTCGAAGCGATGCTCAAGGCAGGAATTAAACGGGATTTCAACCACCCTTCGATCGTCGCATGGTGCATCTTCAACGAAACTTGGGGCTTTGGCGGCCAGAGTGAATTGATGAAGCTGATCACACCCCGGCTACCCGCAACCGGCGCGCCCGGTCGTTCCGAGGCCATTGATCACACACCCTCGTTCCGTTGGATTCACGAAGTGTGGTTGCTGGCTAAGGAACTCGACCCTACCCGCTTGATCGAGGACATGAGCGTCGTGATGTGGGAGCATCTCCCCGCATACGGCCATGTGGAAACGGACATTAATTCTTGGCACTTTTACATCAACGATTACCCCAAGGCCCGCGACCACATCACGAAGGTGGTCGGAAGCACCTACCATGGTTCCCCGTTCAACTATATCGAGGGCTACACCCAGCGCAATGTGCCTCTGATTAGCAGCGAATACGGGGGATGCGGTGCCCTGGATCCCGATCAGGATATCAGTTGGTCCTTCAAATTCCTCACCAATGAACTGCGCCGGCATGGCCAGATTTCCGCTTACATCTTCACTCAGTTGATGGACGTCGAGTGGGAACACAACGGCATGCTGAACTACGACCGGACCCCGAAAAGTTTTGGTTATCATCCTTCCCTCATCAACCGTGGTGACGTGCTGCCCATAGACAGCGCTCCGATCTCCCTCCAACGCGAGGGCGACACGATTGAGGTGGAGGTCCTTTCATCCCATTTCTCCCGCCGCCGCCGGCCCCAGGTGAGCCTTCACTGGCGCTACTCCGGAATGGACACCTTGGCGAAATTCTACCCCGACCTGGCGCGTGGCAGCGAGGAGATCGAGTTCAGGCACCATCATGTAGGCTTGGCCCGCTTGCTGAAACTAGACTTGCCTCAAGAGCCGATGCTCTGCTCGCTTGCTGTCTCCGCCGTCACTCCTGACGGCGAGGTGATCGCATCCAACTTTATCCAGCATCTCGTTAGCAACGGGCCGCCGCGGGAACGGGAGGAGCGTAAGAACCTGCTGATTCTTAGACGAAAGGTAAGCGACTGGAAGAGCGCATTATGGTCGAACGGCCACTCTGACCGCGCGGAGGCAAACCGGGACTCGAAGTGCTGCGGAGGGGGCGCGGGCAGATTCGAATGGGAATTCCACGATGAAGCCTTTCGTTCCCTCGGGAGAGCCGCGAGGCTTACATTTCTCATTGAAGCTTCTTCCGCACGCGAGGGCATACGTCAAACGGCCACCTTGCGACATCCAAGCCGTCTCGACATTAGCATTAACGGACGATTACTTTCCAGCGCCCTCCTGCCCGACCATCCGCACGACACCCGAGGTGCCCTCAGTTTTTTGAAGGGCGGCAACGGTGCCTACGGGTATCTGCACCGTGTCACGCTCGAGCATGATCTCCTGGACGAAGTCGCATCCACCGTTGAGTCGACGGGCCGGATCTCCATCGAGACAGCGGTAGTCCACTCTCCCACAGGTGGCCTCGTGGTTTACGATTACGATTCGGGCCGCTTTCCCGTGGCCCCGACCCTCATCATCCACTGGCCGAATTCCTGA
- a CDS encoding family 1 glycosylhydrolase — protein sequence MKPVSPPPLQAPLELWGGVECTLNRVGDQYHSQLAWSGHLRRIGDLDLFAELRMTSIRYPVLWEMLSPTKGTINWQWADQRLDRLRALGIRPIIGLVHHGAGPRHASVETPLFAPCLAEYAGAVARRFPWVDAYTPVNEPLTTARFSGLYRLWHPHGGDQRTFLRVLLHECKGTILAMRAIRAINPGATLIQPDDLGRIFGTAEMAAEIEFQNHRRWLGWDLLCGRVDARHPLWRYLLANGATERELDWFSSNRCPPDVIGINHYPTSDRYLDHKVGNYPGLTLTRDTPTLHADLEAVRVRTSPPGGFYARLTEAWERYKIPLAITECHLGCTREEQVRWFAESWDAAERARADSVQIGAVTAWALLGSHNWNSLVTRDTGYYEPGAFDVRGSVPRPTAVAAVLRSLGSSQELPHPLLAQPGWWHRPDRFRVEGVADTDIHGLNRRIPQERAAPLLIIGGSSSLGSSFILACKNRGLDFKAPGKMNPHALHKFIHDGKPWAVVNAGDAGDPLFSLSLAEACRDAGSTFLCFSSAEVFDGKGKKLYLESDPTIPNNAYGRSMAAMEDGVLKIIPKALIIRSGPCFREGESRSIMAKTLGSLRVGRKVVCRAGDIVSPTYVPDLVEAALDVLIDGAAGIWHLANSGQRTWLQATREVAQLCGFSPPLEGLDDYSARFSALGTEKGQILPSFEDAILRYSQALKRTG from the coding sequence ATGAAGCCAGTCTCGCCACCGCCCCTCCAAGCGCCTCTTGAATTGTGGGGGGGTGTGGAGTGCACGCTCAACCGGGTCGGCGATCAATATCATAGCCAGCTGGCTTGGAGCGGGCACCTTCGTCGCATCGGGGATCTAGACCTTTTCGCTGAGTTGCGGATGACGTCCATACGCTATCCGGTCTTGTGGGAGATGTTGTCACCTACCAAAGGGACCATCAACTGGCAATGGGCGGATCAACGCCTGGACCGGCTGCGCGCACTCGGGATCAGGCCGATCATTGGCCTCGTCCACCATGGCGCCGGCCCGCGCCACGCTTCGGTGGAGACCCCCCTGTTCGCGCCGTGTCTCGCCGAATATGCCGGAGCTGTAGCCCGCAGATTCCCGTGGGTGGATGCCTACACACCGGTGAATGAGCCGCTCACCACGGCGCGTTTCAGCGGTCTCTATCGCCTTTGGCACCCGCATGGGGGCGATCAGAGGACCTTCCTACGGGTGCTGCTCCATGAATGCAAGGGCACCATCTTGGCAATGCGCGCGATCCGGGCAATAAATCCGGGTGCTACTTTAATCCAACCTGACGACCTGGGCCGGATTTTCGGTACCGCCGAAATGGCGGCAGAAATCGAGTTCCAGAATCATCGGCGATGGTTGGGGTGGGATCTCTTGTGCGGGAGGGTGGACGCGAGGCATCCCTTGTGGCGTTACCTGCTCGCCAACGGTGCCACGGAGCGGGAGCTGGATTGGTTTTCCTCAAACCGCTGCCCACCCGATGTGATCGGGATCAACCATTATCCCACAAGCGACCGCTACCTCGATCACAAGGTCGGAAACTATCCTGGTCTCACATTGACCCGGGACACTCCCACGCTGCATGCAGACTTGGAAGCGGTGAGAGTCCGGACTTCACCGCCAGGGGGCTTTTATGCCCGCCTGACAGAGGCATGGGAACGTTACAAAATCCCGTTGGCTATTACTGAATGCCACCTTGGATGTACCCGGGAGGAGCAAGTGCGGTGGTTTGCCGAATCCTGGGATGCAGCAGAGCGAGCACGAGCGGACAGCGTCCAGATCGGCGCGGTGACCGCGTGGGCGCTATTGGGGTCTCACAACTGGAACTCTCTGGTGACCCGTGACACGGGCTACTACGAGCCCGGTGCTTTTGATGTCCGTGGTTCGGTTCCCCGCCCCACCGCGGTTGCCGCCGTGCTACGGAGTCTCGGGAGTTCGCAGGAACTTCCCCACCCGCTGCTCGCGCAGCCGGGGTGGTGGCACCGTCCTGATCGCTTCCGCGTGGAAGGCGTGGCTGATACAGACATCCACGGCCTTAACCGGCGCATTCCCCAGGAGCGGGCGGCCCCTTTGTTAATCATTGGCGGCAGCAGTTCACTCGGCAGCAGCTTTATCCTCGCGTGCAAAAACCGCGGGCTCGATTTCAAGGCGCCGGGAAAAATGAACCCGCATGCCCTGCACAAATTTATCCACGATGGGAAGCCTTGGGCAGTGGTGAACGCGGGTGATGCGGGTGACCCGCTCTTCTCTCTCAGCCTCGCCGAGGCCTGCCGGGATGCCGGTTCCACATTTCTATGTTTCTCCTCCGCGGAGGTCTTCGACGGAAAAGGTAAGAAGCTCTACCTGGAGAGTGATCCCACGATTCCCAACAACGCTTATGGAAGGAGCATGGCCGCTATGGAAGACGGAGTACTGAAGATCATACCGAAGGCGTTGATAATCCGGAGCGGCCCCTGCTTCCGGGAGGGTGAAAGCCGCAGCATTATGGCAAAGACCTTGGGATCTCTCCGGGTAGGACGCAAGGTCGTCTGCCGCGCCGGCGATATTGTTTCGCCGACCTACGTGCCGGATCTTGTCGAAGCTGCGTTGGACGTCCTGATCGACGGTGCCGCGGGTATCTGGCATTTGGCCAATTCCGGCCAACGAACATGGCTTCAAGCCACCCGTGAAGTCGCGCAACTCTGTGGCTTCTCCCCGCCCTTGGAGGGCTTGGATGATTACTCCGCCCGCTTCTCCGCCCTCGGGACGGAGAAGGGACAAATCTTACCTTCATTCGAGGATGCGATTCTACGTTACTCCCAAGCACTCAAACGGACCGGCTAA
- a CDS encoding cytochrome C oxidase subunit IV family protein, with product MRLYAMVGVALFGGTLATVAVATVPAFDFGKHGFDGWDMVLGLMIATLKASLVALVFMHLNHERKLIYWMMGLAAVHCVGLIAFTALAEADTIRDPTYHHGVRVEDPGGVSVSRGPFPQTDSTPKQAPGKFGP from the coding sequence ATGCGCCTCTATGCGATGGTGGGCGTTGCGCTTTTCGGTGGCACTCTCGCCACGGTCGCGGTGGCCACCGTCCCAGCCTTCGATTTCGGCAAGCATGGCTTTGATGGTTGGGATATGGTGTTGGGATTGATGATCGCCACTTTGAAGGCCTCCTTGGTCGCTCTCGTATTCATGCATTTGAATCACGAGCGCAAGCTGATCTATTGGATGATGGGCTTAGCGGCTGTCCATTGTGTCGGCCTGATTGCCTTTACAGCTTTGGCCGAAGCGGACACGATCCGGGACCCGACGTATCACCACGGAGTGAGGGTAGAGGACCCGGGAGGGGTATCGGTGTCCCGCGGCCCCTTCCCTCAAACCGACAGTACCCCGAAACAGGCTCCGGGTAAGTTCGGGCCCTGA
- a CDS encoding NAD(P)/FAD-dependent oxidoreductase, translating to MNTRPCWFEDDHNTSYPRLDSSIETDILVVGGGVAGITAAYLLAREGFSVALVERDRLGGRDTGHTTAHLTYMTDTRLSDLTSTFSRDTARLAWEAGREAMEFIADTVRDESIQCDHEVVPGYLAAAEGCNLEEEAALLRQEALVGRQLGFDSQFLDRAPVTSRPGILFAKQAKFHPLGYCDHLAALATRTGAGIFEETEVTEFGMEPGSATAGGHQIRFKHVFVATHVPLQGDASAVGAASFQTKLALYSTYAIGAEIPKNIIKPMIWSDTADPFLYLRVESGIEADYCILGGEDHRTGQDVDTGSHYQKLERRLKRWIPEAVVRHRWSGQVVETIATVECSLGPAIAFSLQQGAGCKCYRRNGNRFRQSSSAHAAR from the coding sequence ATGAACACGCGACCCTGCTGGTTTGAGGATGACCACAACACCTCGTATCCCCGCCTCGATTCATCCATCGAAACCGACATACTGGTCGTCGGAGGAGGTGTCGCGGGAATAACCGCGGCTTACCTGCTGGCGAGGGAAGGTTTCTCTGTTGCGTTGGTGGAGCGTGACCGGCTTGGCGGCAGGGACACCGGTCACACCACCGCGCACCTGACCTATATGACCGACACCAGGCTTTCGGACCTCACGTCCACCTTCAGCCGCGATACCGCGAGACTTGCCTGGGAGGCTGGGCGCGAAGCGATGGAGTTCATTGCAGACACGGTCAGGGATGAGAGTATCCAGTGCGACCACGAAGTCGTCCCGGGGTACCTCGCGGCCGCCGAGGGGTGCAATCTCGAGGAGGAGGCGGCTCTACTCCGTCAAGAAGCGCTGGTAGGGCGCCAGCTCGGGTTTGACTCGCAGTTTCTCGACCGTGCCCCCGTCACCTCACGGCCCGGGATCCTCTTCGCGAAACAGGCGAAGTTTCATCCCCTCGGTTATTGCGACCACCTGGCCGCACTCGCGACCCGAACGGGCGCCGGGATCTTCGAGGAAACGGAGGTAACCGAATTCGGGATGGAGCCTGGAAGCGCCACCGCGGGTGGGCATCAAATCAGATTCAAACATGTCTTTGTCGCAACGCATGTCCCGCTTCAGGGGGACGCAAGCGCGGTCGGTGCCGCTTCCTTCCAAACCAAACTCGCCCTTTACTCGACCTACGCGATCGGCGCAGAGATTCCGAAGAATATCATCAAACCCATGATCTGGTCGGATACCGCCGATCCCTTCCTATACCTCCGGGTCGAAAGCGGCATAGAGGCCGATTACTGCATCCTTGGGGGCGAAGATCACCGCACCGGGCAGGACGTCGACACTGGCAGTCATTACCAGAAACTGGAAAGACGGCTCAAACGGTGGATACCAGAGGCAGTTGTCCGGCACCGGTGGTCGGGGCAGGTCGTGGAGACCATCGCCACGGTTGAATGTAGTTTAGGCCCAGCGATTGCCTTCAGCCTACAACAGGGGGCGGGATGCAAATGCTACCGTCGTAATGGCAATAGATTCCGGCAATCGAGCTCCGCTCACGCCGCGCGGTAG
- a CDS encoding DUF4142 domain-containing protein, whose translation MNRRILLRSAGFTAMGLSLTLTAKAKDDGKAGELGAAEFKKINSEAGSKLKALKVNDTALSEADKALVDEVALGGMMQLQVSEIALEKTTSADVKLIAGAEVEEQTGLAAKLKEFASAKGTKLPTQLNDKGRKLLADLKAAGKELDRVYLEKSGVEGHQELMKTMSKVKASAVDNALKALAETALPLIEVHLAVAKQEVLALG comes from the coding sequence ATGAACAGACGAATCCTTTTAAGATCGGCGGGGTTCACCGCGATGGGCTTGTCGCTTACCCTTACCGCCAAAGCGAAAGATGACGGCAAGGCCGGAGAGCTCGGAGCTGCCGAGTTCAAAAAGATCAATAGCGAGGCCGGGTCGAAGCTCAAAGCTCTCAAAGTGAACGACACCGCCCTGTCTGAAGCGGATAAAGCCCTCGTGGACGAAGTCGCACTCGGCGGGATGATGCAGCTTCAAGTCAGCGAAATTGCATTGGAGAAGACCACATCGGCTGATGTGAAGCTGATCGCCGGAGCAGAGGTGGAGGAACAAACGGGATTGGCCGCGAAGCTAAAGGAGTTTGCATCGGCAAAAGGGACCAAACTACCTACCCAACTCAACGACAAGGGGCGCAAATTGCTGGCCGATTTGAAAGCGGCGGGCAAAGAGCTCGACCGGGTTTATCTCGAGAAGAGCGGGGTTGAAGGGCACCAGGAGCTCATGAAGACCATGAGCAAGGTCAAGGCGTCTGCCGTCGACAATGCGCTCAAGGCGCTCGCCGAAACCGCGTTACCGCTGATCGAAGTCCATCTGGCGGTGGCCAAGCAAGAAGTTCTGGCGCTCGGCTGA
- a CDS encoding ferritin-like domain-containing protein: MKIETPTDIFFDQLRDLNSALQQVAGTLPDLIGWSTANDLRKRLEKYHELILSYLQEVSAIFESHGEDSGNDKCKAIAGLIEGGNQHLEIAEGAVIRDLLLIAHSSRIGHYMLAASRFAGGIATTCGLVVEADVITENSTAQIDFMDGLEHIASKDFGVEIGGAN, encoded by the coding sequence ATGAAGATCGAAACTCCCACGGACATTTTCTTTGATCAGCTGAGGGACCTTAATAGCGCCCTTCAGCAGGTCGCAGGAACCCTGCCTGACCTTATCGGCTGGTCTACGGCGAATGATCTCCGCAAGCGGCTTGAAAAATATCATGAACTGATCCTTTCCTATCTCCAGGAAGTGTCGGCCATCTTTGAATCCCACGGGGAGGATTCCGGCAATGACAAGTGCAAGGCAATCGCCGGCTTGATCGAGGGAGGAAACCAGCACCTGGAAATTGCTGAGGGAGCGGTCATACGCGACCTCCTCCTGATTGCACACAGCAGCCGAATCGGTCATTACATGCTTGCCGCTTCGCGCTTCGCGGGTGGAATTGCCACGACCTGTGGCCTCGTGGTTGAGGCAGACGTGATCACGGAGAATTCGACCGCCCAGATAGATTTCATGGACGGGCTTGAACACATCGCTTCGAAGGACTTCGGCGTGGAGATCGGAGGTGCTAATTGA
- a CDS encoding DUF6766 family protein, with product MKRFFKNNGLSLVLLLLFLAFWAAQSVAGHHVYNDEQLQHGQPAVAYGDYLASGHFWQATGENWESEFLQMGFYVILTTFLFQRGSAESNDPEEADLLARQRRRKRRTWLYRNSLSLAFLALFGGAFFIHALGGLEEENQERGEHGQPPESLAEFISGSEFWFQSFQNWQSEFLAVLSIVVLSIFLRQDGSPESKDVEDPNSKTGS from the coding sequence TTGAAGCGCTTCTTCAAGAACAACGGGCTTTCGCTGGTCCTGCTGCTCTTGTTCCTGGCTTTCTGGGCGGCGCAGTCGGTGGCCGGTCATCATGTCTACAATGACGAACAGCTGCAGCACGGGCAGCCAGCGGTGGCTTATGGAGATTATCTCGCCAGCGGTCATTTCTGGCAGGCGACGGGCGAGAACTGGGAAAGCGAGTTCCTCCAGATGGGCTTCTACGTAATCCTCACCACCTTTCTCTTCCAAAGAGGCTCGGCGGAGTCCAACGACCCCGAGGAAGCGGATTTACTGGCGAGGCAGCGAAGGAGGAAGCGTCGTACGTGGCTTTACCGTAACTCACTCTCCCTCGCGTTCCTGGCTCTTTTCGGCGGAGCATTCTTTATTCATGCCTTGGGAGGGCTTGAGGAGGAGAACCAAGAACGCGGGGAGCATGGACAGCCTCCCGAATCATTGGCGGAGTTCATCTCGGGATCCGAGTTCTGGTTCCAATCCTTCCAGAACTGGCAAAGCGAGTTCCTGGCCGTGCTCTCGATCGTGGTGCTCAGCATTTTCCTGCGGCAGGACGGTTCACCCGAAAGCAAGGACGTCGAGGACCCAAACTCCAAGACCGGCTCATGA
- a CDS encoding NAD(P)/FAD-dependent oxidoreductase produces the protein MMPPCPTFDAIVIGGGPAGLSAGLLLGRCRRKVALFDEGRPRNEMSPTVHGFLGARNLSPHQLLAVGRAQIAEYSDVLLYRQRVVEVTHQGGLFRAFLEDRSEFQARSMIVATGLVDRLPDIPGLAPLYGKGVYPCPYCDGWENQNRPIAALGSGKEAADLALELKLWSKHVSLFLVDPPPDRELLEQLCNEGIAVYRADPVRLLDQNGTLSIAELADGTTVPCEALFLVACQVQHHHFMEKMGCRLSECGQVESDDQGRTNMPGLFVAGNAKQGLQLAIVAAADGAKCAAAANDWLLQQDLEQGSNNLDN, from the coding sequence ATGATGCCACCATGCCCCACGTTCGACGCGATCGTCATTGGCGGCGGGCCGGCTGGTTTGAGCGCGGGGTTGCTGCTTGGACGATGCCGGCGCAAAGTGGCGCTCTTCGACGAGGGCCGGCCCCGCAACGAGATGTCGCCCACGGTGCACGGCTTTCTGGGTGCACGGAACTTGTCACCCCACCAACTGCTTGCTGTCGGACGGGCTCAAATTGCGGAATACTCCGATGTCCTTCTCTACAGGCAGCGGGTCGTCGAGGTCACGCATCAGGGTGGGCTTTTCCGCGCCTTCTTGGAAGACCGTTCCGAGTTCCAGGCACGGTCTATGATCGTCGCCACTGGCCTTGTGGACCGCTTACCCGACATCCCGGGGCTCGCTCCGCTTTATGGCAAAGGAGTATACCCCTGTCCTTACTGCGATGGATGGGAGAACCAAAACCGTCCAATCGCCGCACTGGGTTCCGGGAAGGAAGCGGCGGATCTGGCGCTGGAACTTAAATTGTGGAGCAAGCACGTCTCCCTTTTTCTGGTAGATCCGCCTCCTGATCGCGAATTGCTTGAGCAACTTTGCAACGAAGGGATTGCCGTATACCGAGCCGATCCGGTACGCCTCCTTGACCAGAACGGCACCCTCTCGATAGCGGAATTGGCCGATGGGACTACCGTTCCCTGCGAAGCGTTGTTCCTGGTCGCCTGCCAGGTGCAACACCACCACTTCATGGAAAAGATGGGGTGTCGACTTTCGGAGTGCGGTCAGGTCGAGAGCGATGATCAAGGGAGGACCAACATGCCGGGTCTATTCGTGGCCGGCAACGCCAAGCAGGGATTGCAACTGGCGATCGTTGCAGCAGCCGATGGAGCCAAGTGCGCGGCCGCTGCCAACGACTGGCTGCTCCAACAGGATCTGGAGCAAGGCTCTAATAATTTGGACAATTAA